The following coding sequences are from one Salvia hispanica cultivar TCC Black 2014 chromosome 3, UniMelb_Shisp_WGS_1.0, whole genome shotgun sequence window:
- the LOC125212753 gene encoding loganic acid O-methyltransferase-like: MNGGDGYHSYVKNSSYQRGILETSNAIIEEEIAKKLDISTSTFCIADFGCSTGSNSFPAMHTIIEAVKQKYESSDLKTPEFYVCFNDSVSNDFNTLFNSLPSDRSYEASTVPGDFHLRLLPPSSVHFAYSSWALQWLSEVPKAAEGLKSSIWSGGEGKEVYAAYLGQFERDMESFLKSRAVEMVKDGIVALLIPALPAYWDPQKEFTIGTLADLLRSSLLDMAKKGRLCKAKSETFNFPCYIPTSEELIPILQKNNSFSIERMEILKTRTLLTVDGHVAALRAVKQNILTHEFGDKIIDETFNLLKKKLQSSHAYANASNDRTIVVVVILKRNDV; encoded by the exons ATGAATGGTGGCGATGGATATCACAGCTATGTCAAAAACTCATCCTACCAG AGAGGAATATTGGAAACTTCAAACGCAATCATCGAAGAAGAAATAGccaaaaaattagatatttcAACTAGTACCTTCTGCATTGCCGACTTCGGATGCTCAACCGGAAGCAACTCTTTTCCGGCCATGCACACGATCATCGAAGCCGTCAAACAGAAATACGAATCCTCAGACCTCAAAACCCCAGAATTCTATGTCTGCTTCAACGACAGTGTCTCCAACGATTTCAACACCCTCTTCAATTCCCTCCCGTCCGACAGGAGCTATGAGGCTTCCACAGTGCCCGGAGACTTCCACCTCCGCCTTCTCCCACCGTCGTCTGTCCACTTTGCGTACTCTTCTTGGGCGCTCCAATGGCTGTCGGAGGTGCCCAAGGCGGCAGAGGGCCTCAAGTCTTCAATTTGGAGCGGAGGAGAGGGAAAGGAGGTTTATGCAGCTTATTTGGGGCAGTTTGAGAGGGATATGGAATCATTCTTGAAGAGTAGGGCTGTAGAAATGGTTAAAGATGGGATTGTGGCTCTTCTCATTCCGGCCTTACCGGCCTATTGGGACCCACAAAAAGAGTTTACTATTGGAACGCTGGCCGACCTTCTCAGATCTTCCCTCCTCGACATGGCTAAAAAG GGAAGATTGTGCAAGGCGAAGTCGGAGACTTTTAACTTTCCATGCTATATTCCCACCTCAGAGGAGTTGATACCTATTTTGCAAAAGAACAATAGTTTCAGCATAGAAAGAATGGAGATTTTGAAGACTCGGACTTTGCTCACGGTTGAtggccacgtggcagctttaAGGGCagttaaacaaaatatacttaCACATGAGTTTGGAGACAAAATCATCGACGAAACGTTCAaccttttgaagaagaaactcCAAAGTTCACATGCTTACGCAAATGCTTCTAATGATAGAACTATTGTGGTTGTTGTTATTCTCAAGCGCAATGATGTTTAG